The Halarchaeum grantii sequence TCCTCGTCATTGAGATAAAAACGAAACGATAGAGAAGACTGAGAGCGGGAAACCGAATGGTTACCCAAAGAAACATTACCACCACGTGTATAATTAGGAATATGAAAGATACCATTATCGAGGCTATCCGCCAGCCAGAATATACTGGTGAAAATCGGTGTGAGCCGTGTACAGCACTAAACTTGGTTATTGCAGGAGTCGTCGGATCAGCTATTGCTCGGAAATCAAAGTTGGGGGGTACTGCGGCTTTCGGTGTCTCAGCTGGTCTAATCTACCTCCGTGGATATCTAGTTCCTGGTACCCCAACGCTAACGAAGCAGTATCTCCCACGGGCAGTCCTTCGTTGGTTCGGTAAGCAACCGGAACTAGAAGCTCGAGATGGCCTTGGCAGCGTACCAGACGAAACGGTGAGTGCAAACAATCAGTCTCCAAAATCTACGATTTCTGAATCAAATAAGCCAGTCGAAGAAATTGACCCTCATGATTTCCTTCTCACTGAAGGGATTATTGAACCATGTGAAGCTCGAGATGATCTCTGTCTTACTAAGGATTTTAGTAACCAATGGGATGCTGAGATATCTACCCTATCTGAAAAGGAACTGGATGCAAGTGAAGCTGTTTCCATCCTTGGAGTTCAGGTTGAGGGAGATGGATTTGAGATAGAACAGTATGGTGAAGCACGTACATTAGTAGCCGGTTCGCAGACAATTGGGAAGTGGCCATCTCAGGGAGCGCTCTTAGCTGACGTTGGAGCAGCACACGTGTTGGATGAGTGGTCAGATGAATGGAATGATATTGGACCGGCACAGAAGGGAGAGATTCTTAATGGGCTTCGGCTGTTCTTAGAGCACTGTCCAGGGAGCAAGGGTTCAGTGAGTATGAGTCAAGAGACGGTAGAATCGTGCTGTTCCTCTCATGAGGTAATCACAGTTTCCTGTGATGATACAGGAGAACGGCTCTTCGAACAGCGGTTGAGCGAGATATGATATTCGAATCAATTCAGACGATGTTGCACTAACGACGTAACCCACTTCTCTCGCGGACAATATCCGATACTACTGAACTTAGAGTAACGCAGCCATCGAACTGCCCACCCACGAGTGGTAAAAGCGGCCGATCCACATTTGGAGGGTATGGAACCATTTTTCGACGTGGCCCCGGTCAGTATAGTCGAGATGACCGCTCAATCCTAATCGAAAGAGGGTAGTTCGAGAACCGAGTTGATCGACGAGCAACTCAGCCCCGGGGAGATCGTGTTTCTCGGTGAATCGGTGCAGAAACGCAGCTGCCGGATGTACCATGTGATCCAAACAACGCGACGTCAAGAATCAGCTTTGTCTCGATGTCTATTGCAGCCTACAGCCACGACCATTCACCGTTAATCTTGACAGCGGTTTCGTCAACAGCGACCAGCTTCGGCTGTGCCTCAGGCGGGTCGCAGCCGCTATCAGCCAGCCGATGCATCCAATTCAAGCCCGCTCCATGCGAGCGTTCAGCGCCTAAGTCCTCCAAGATCGTTGTTGTCTCCCTGAGCGAACAACCGGTCTGGTGGAGGCGGACGGCGAACGCCTAATGGGCGTCGCCGCCCGCTCGTTCTCCCAAGCTTCTTCTAAATTCGGGTCGTAGCTCTCGCTGAGCAGGTCTGCGAGCATCTTGGTCGACCAACTCAACGACCTGCTCACTTCTCAAACTGACTCAACTAGACAGTGCCTACAAATAGGACTTGTAGAATAAATATACAAAATAATACTCTGTCGGAGCTCTGGGATCAGCTACTGGACTGAGGTTTCAATATATAACTATAAATATATTATTTCTATGAATAGTTCCGTACCACAATCTATTTTTATATTGGCTATTATACACCATGTATGACTACACAGGACTTAAGATGGAATATTGCAAGTCTTGGCCTAATTGTAGCTGGTGTAGTTGGAGCGGTTCTTACGTCGCTTCAATTAGGAGCGTATCTCGCGAGTGGACTCCTCCTATTAGTTGCTATTGCTGGGGTGTTATTGTTACTCCAGAAGCAAAAAGCATACTCAGTTGTCCTATTGGTCTCGGGAATTTTAGCTCTTATATTTGCCGCTGTTGGTTATCTGAACCAGGGCTTTACCACACTAACTATTCTATATGTTCTCCTTGCTATCGTCGGCCTTATTCGTGGTGGGCAAGCGTTAAGTCAAGTTGAGTGATGGACTAATTGCTACTGCGGTATCTACGTCGAGGATTAGTCGGACGCTCTTGTGGCGTAGATTGTTGGTAGATCACAGCACAGTTTTGAGGATAGTTTTCAGCGCTTCTTTACCTGGTTTTCTGAAGACCTCACGGCGGAGCTGAAGCGCTCAGAGATACGGTGTGAGTCGATCTTTGGTGGCGACGCCGAGCAAGCCGAAGAAGAGTATCTCGTCGATACCTACGGCGATCGGTTGAACGTAACCGTACTCAAGGCCGGCCACCACGGCAGTGCGTCCAGCACCGGAACCGCGTTGCTTGATGCAGCTTCCCCGAAGGCCGTCATTGTCTCGAGCAGCTGGAACAACCAGTATGGGCATCCCGCTAACGAGACGCTTGAGCGACTCGCAGCGCGGAACCTCCCGACGTATTGGACGGCGACACACGGCGATATCGTCTTGACGAGCAACGGCACACAGGTCGCCGTCAAGACCCAGCAGGCCGCCCCGACTGCCCCCATGGAGCTTCGTGAGGGCGAACCAGTCGAGCCCGGAACATCCTCACCTGTTGAGGTGCGGACAGTCCTCCGTGGAAGCGGCGATTGGCAGGCACCAACCACGACGACGAGTCCGACCAGCACGACGACCGTCGCTGATGGTGGCGTTGACCCGACGGCGCTCAACGTCGTCGACATCCAGGCTGAGCCACCCGCGAATCAGTCATCGACTGACGAATACGTCGTCTTCAAGAACACCGGAAACGCCACACTCGACCTGAGTGGCTGGACCGTCTCCGATAGCGCCGACCACACCTACACGATTCCCGACGGTGTCACACTCGACGCCGGGGAGACGCTCACACTCCATACGGGCAGCGGGACGAACACAGACACCGACCTCTACTGGAACCGCGGGTCGGCCATCTGGAACAACGGCGGGGACACGATCATCGTGACAACCGACACCGGAACCGAAGCCGTTCGCACAACCTACGAATGATTGACGATGGCACCTACACAGCAGTCCTAGATCGCTTCGAAGGCGAGCAAGCCGTCCTCGTCCTTGAGCAGGACGGCGCCGACGTCGCCGACTATCCAGTCCCGCGTGAGCAGCTTCCCAAGGCGGGTCGACAACAAGACGCAGTCTTTGAGGTCGTCATCGAAGACGGCGACCTCGTCGACATCACATACAACCCAGCTGAAACCGAGTCCCGTCGTGAGTCCGCACAGAACCGCTTCGACCGCCTCTCGAAGCGTCCTCCGAACCGCGATGAGTGACTGCTCTGGGAAGACGCCGTCATCTAGGTAGCCCGGTGGCTAGTCGTCTCAGCTCCAGTGGTTGAAGTAGGAAGGCGAGGATACGGGGGGTGTGACGCGAGACTCTGATCGCCGTCGCGACAAGGACGCGTTTCGTCCCCGGGGCGAAGCAACCAGAGAGCCGGACCACGTACTCGAACAGGACGAAGAGTCCCACGACCAGTTGGCGAGTACCGACTATCCGGAGTCAGAAGAGGCGTCGTCACTGTGTCTCGACTGCGGTCGGTCTGTGCCACCAGCAAGTGAGCGGTGTGCGTCGTATCGCCCTGAACACGCGGCGTCGAAGGCACCGACTCAGGACACAGAGGAGACAGAGATGGAGTTCCTCCATCTCGTCTTCGCGGTCGTGACGGCACGCACGGAGATGGCGGCGCTCGCGAAAGGGACGGCTGCGCACTCACTCCTTGCTAAGAAGGGCGACACCGCGATTACCGAGACCGAGCTCGTCGCGGATAATGATGGGTCGCCGTCGCGAACGCTCACCGAGCAGTGGGGCGACCTGCCCGGTGTCGCCCAGCTCGAAAGCGACGCTGGCGAACGACTCCTCCAGCAGGCGTCCATCGAGCAGTGGGCAGGACAGCCAATTTGGGAGTGCAAGGTTTGTGAAATGCCACGCTACGGACTTGCTCCAGCATAAGCACTCTATCGCAAATCCATTAGCTAGACGTATCGTTCGGTCACGCTTAGTAGGTCTAAGAACGCTTGCAACCCAAGAATCGAGCTGTAGAAAGTCCGACACAGAGCTATAGTGAGAGGATACGGGTAGAGAAACCGTCTACATCTCCTCCTTTTATGATATTTGACAACACATCATTATCGACTAATTCCTCTGTATTACTCCGGTCTAGTATCATCGGAGGAATAGCCGTTCTAACTATCAACTATCTCAGCGGTGGAAATATTGAATTAATAGGATTTAAACAGAGCCGACACTGCCTAATTGAACCGTATCGGTTGGTTTCGTCTAATTAAGAAGTGGAGGTGAATTCGGAGAAGTCGATCTTGTTGATTTCCAGATGAACGGCAGAGAGAGGTCATCAACAGTTCAGTTACGAGCTTCGTCCAACTTCGGATGGGTAGTTCGGTGCTGGGATACCCGTTCACTGAA is a genomic window containing:
- a CDS encoding DUF3006 domain-containing protein is translated as MIDDGTYTAVLDRFEGEQAVLVLEQDGADVADYPVPREQLPKAGRQQDAVFEVVIEDGDLVDITYNPAETESRRESAQNRFDRLSKRPPNRDE
- a CDS encoding lamin tail domain-containing protein; translated protein: MNVTVLKAGHHGSASSTGTALLDAASPKAVIVSSSWNNQYGHPANETLERLAARNLPTYWTATHGDIVLTSNGTQVAVKTQQAAPTAPMELREGEPVEPGTSSPVEVRTVLRGSGDWQAPTTTTSPTSTTTVADGGVDPTALNVVDIQAEPPANQSSTDEYVVFKNTGNATLDLSGWTVSDSADHTYTIPDGVTLDAGETLTLHTGSGTNTDTDLYWNRGSAIWNNGGDTIIVTTDTGTEAVRTTYE